The following are from one region of the Rosistilla carotiformis genome:
- a CDS encoding peptide chain release factor family protein, translating to MPSPSRSSSIPAVALDEQALIQECDVKFTRRGGPGGQHRNKVSSAVVLKHRPTGVTAEASERRSQAENRSVAVARLRVELAIQVREEVEAFVVPLVRQYGGSQFRVAIGNEVYPVILADVLNRTLANEGDVATAAEFWCTTASQIVRFLRQEPQALATVNQAREKAGRHRLK from the coding sequence ATGCCGTCTCCCAGCCGTTCCTCTTCGATCCCTGCGGTCGCGCTCGACGAGCAGGCGTTGATCCAGGAGTGCGATGTTAAATTCACGCGCCGTGGAGGACCTGGCGGCCAACATCGCAACAAGGTTTCCAGCGCCGTCGTGTTGAAGCATCGCCCGACGGGCGTGACGGCGGAGGCGTCGGAGCGGCGCAGCCAAGCGGAGAACCGCAGCGTGGCGGTGGCACGGCTGCGCGTCGAACTTGCGATTCAGGTTCGCGAAGAGGTGGAAGCGTTCGTCGTGCCGCTGGTCCGCCAGTACGGCGGTTCGCAATTCCGCGTCGCGATTGGCAACGAAGTCTATCCCGTGATCTTGGCCGATGTGCTCAATCGAACGCTCGCCAACGAAGGGGATGTGGCCACTGCGGCAGAGTTCTGGTGCACCACAGCAAGCCAGATCGTTCGCTTCCTGAGACAGGAACCGCAGGCGCTCGCTACTGTCAACCAAGCGCGCGAAAAGGCCGGCAGGCACCGGCTGAAGTAG
- a CDS encoding phosphatase PAP2 family protein, producing the protein MNPEPQEPSLKLYPGPAWSARSSKPLQPLLWFGVAVTMLTPLALFCDYDIAVWFWEDRLPGDFRKVIFISEFFSHGLGVAMIIAGIAILVPEKRWCLPRLAALSFGSGAIVTILKMFILRRRPNDFDFATAREDSIYQWALDAYLQNVAIFDDSTLRSFPSGHAATGVGLCIGMMLLFPRGRIYFVCLATLSCSERLLCQAHFLSDVLAGVAVATLWSYVCLHPRMLGVLFGHMEPEGRGFKVPNVDDLRGRPYKQAA; encoded by the coding sequence GTGAATCCAGAGCCCCAAGAACCCAGCCTCAAACTGTATCCGGGACCGGCATGGTCGGCCCGCTCCAGCAAGCCGCTGCAACCGTTGTTGTGGTTCGGCGTGGCGGTGACGATGCTGACCCCGTTGGCTTTGTTCTGCGATTACGACATCGCGGTTTGGTTTTGGGAAGATCGGTTGCCGGGCGATTTCCGCAAGGTGATCTTCATTTCGGAATTCTTCTCGCACGGGCTTGGGGTTGCGATGATCATTGCGGGGATCGCGATTCTGGTCCCCGAGAAACGTTGGTGTTTGCCACGATTGGCCGCGCTGTCGTTCGGCAGCGGCGCGATCGTGACGATTCTTAAAATGTTCATCCTGCGGCGGCGACCGAACGATTTTGATTTCGCCACGGCGCGGGAGGATTCGATCTACCAGTGGGCGTTGGATGCCTATTTGCAGAACGTGGCGATCTTCGACGATAGCACGCTGCGTTCGTTCCCCAGCGGTCACGCTGCAACCGGTGTTGGGTTGTGTATCGGGATGATGCTACTGTTCCCTCGGGGACGCATCTATTTCGTTTGTTTGGCGACACTCTCGTGCTCCGAACGGTTGTTGTGCCAGGCGCACTTTTTGAGTGACGTCTTGGCCGGCGTCGCCGTGGCAACGCTGTGGTCGTACGTCTGCCTGCATCCTCGAATGTTGGGCGTTTTGTTTGGGCATATGGAACCCGAAGGTCGCGGGTTCAAGGTTCCCAACGTCGACGATTTGCGTGGTAGGCCGTACAAGCAAGCCGCCTGA